The DNA sequence tatgtatgtatatatatatatgtatatatatatatgtatgtatatatatatatatatatatatatatattatatatatatatatgtatatatatatatatatatatttcacccTTCCTTTAAAACATGGTACTCAGAAAAGTATTGAAAACTTTGTTTGTTGTAGTACACAGCAGAGTAACAAGCAAGAAAAACCCAGAAAGCACAAACAGCAACTTACTTGGTCGACAGCACTTGCAGTCTTTGCCCTTGCAGGCACCGTAAATGTAGAAGCCATATTTGCAGTGATGCTCGTGCTCAACACAGTAGCCACCAGCGTAGTGACACTCTGAGGAGAGACTACAGGGAGGGATGCAACATTTACACTTGTCAgtcaagcagccggcagtcataACTCGCTCCTCTCCCAAGCAATGCTCTCTACACTGTCCTTCATGCTCCTTGCACGTACTCGTCTCTGAGCAGGGGGCTGTTGGGGGATAAAAGAACGTGTAAATGTATAGTTCAAATTGAAGAATTAGACCTTTTTTTGCAACATTTTCATCATAGTTGAAGTTATAATTTAAAGTAGCGTCCTTTATATGCATGTCATAATTAACGTTAGTGAAAGTATAATGAGGTTTGCTGCGCTCTCAGAATCTCGTTGTTTATTAGCcaatacgaaaatgttgtgactTCCAAATACTTCACTGAGAATATTAAAACttgtcaccaacacctccacaaaaACCATAAAGACATGTGCGAGGAATAAACATGCATCTTGAAGCACACAGACTAGTATAGGAAGCGTATACACAGCAAGAAACACTAGTGTAACAAGTCTCTAAAGCCTCAGAATTAGGTTCGCTActgtgtttaatatatatataaatttctttCCAGACGGGATGAAGTTGtatctttttttaattttgtcGATAACATGAATCTTatgagaaggtagagagagactGTAGGAAGACTTGGAAGAGCTGCAATGGTGGCCAAACAAGTGCTTACCGTGGTTTAGCCCGAATAAGAGAATGATCATGGAAATAAAGAGGGATAGACAAGACCAGAGACAGCGAATAACCTGAGAGGTGAGAAACTGTAAATTTCAGCCAAGGAGAAAGATATGGGGGCTAAACATCACATTTTGGATAACACTGGCAGCACATGCGAGGTAAATCTTTCAGAATAATACACGAACTATGTAAAACTGAAACAGgtgtataaaccataccacgggtggggtttgaaccggcggtcagagagtctcaaaactctcttgtcattacgacttcgtgagtcaGATGTATAAAGTATAACCTTAGAGGTTTCAGAATACTCAAGTTGCCTGTAAGCTGATCCTAGATCTAAAACCAGTGAGATGAGTAGACCAAGAGTCCCAAACCTCACATTGGTCACAGGTCATAACACAATCTATTCAGAGATATTGATATGGATGACAAGAACATGCTGGCATTGGAGGAGGAGAACAAGGGATCACACATGGAAACTAGAAGCTCAAATGAGCCGGTGTAGACGTAAGAAATATCTCCCTTGTTGAACATGTGAAGTGTAACCAGAGGGGAATTTAGGGCAAGTTAACGCCATACACAAATTTGTAAGCATATATAAAgtccaagataaaaaaaaatacttcagaCGTTTAGTAGCTaagaaggggccaggagctgaagttTAATCCCCGATAACAAGTGAATAAAGGATTACCAGACAAGCGAAAAAGTAAATAAGCGACGACATAACTGAAAGGTAAACCAGCGACCGACGAACAGAAAGGAGACACTAACTCGAGGTTCATGAGTGAGTCACCGTGAATTTACAAATAAAAAACTTACCTTTCTCGaggcagcagacacagccagcTTTGCAACCCTTAGTGACGAAGTTGCCAGGCCAGCAATCCTTCTCTATCTTGCACACTCCACCTTGCACCTTGCACTCCTCCTTCGTCTTGCAACTTTtaaccttcttcttcttcttcgcaCAACACTTACACTTCGTGCCCTTACACCCTTTCTtgatctctttctctttcttcttaCATTTGTTTTTACAAACACCTTTTGCTTTCTTGCAATGTTTATTAGGTTTGCATTTCActataaataataacaataatattaaaaattaaaagATATATAATTAagtatatttatttttttgtacACTAAATATATCCAGCATTATAGTGCATAATACTGCATTACAGTTTTATTGATTTGTATAAGATACAAATGTGACAGTGTTACTTTACTTGATACTTGCATTTTAAACACTCCCAGTATAACAGTGTACTCTTACCTTGATAGTAGTAGCCTCTGATGGTTCACTGTACTCTTACCTAGATAGTAGTAGCCTCTGATGGTCCATTGTACTCTTACCTTGATGGTAGTAGCTTCTGATGGTTCACCACGTTCTTACCTTGATGGTAGTAGCCTCTGGTGATTCATTGTACTCTTACCTTGATGGTAGTAGCCTCTGATGGCTCACTGTACTCTTACCTTGATGGTAGTAGACTCTGATGGTTCACCGTACTCTTACCTTGATGGTAGTAGACTCTGATGGTTCACTGTACTCTTACCTCCTGgggactctcctgtcctctgccttccctatatttccagtctttctaatctcaacaactctctccgttccttagatatCAATCTTACTTtttgccagactaacactcttcgcaccaatctagttcatacctctccttatgtatacctctcctccctctatagattCTCCTAGTGTCTGCTTtatttcttgttcatcttgtcctctttggagaaactggccgttctctttctgacagactcagggagcacaaaagtagtgttaggcttgataccaacaatgctcttttctgtcatgtcagagatcacagtcatcctattgactggtcttctgctaaaactatcTATCCTacgtctaactttcacagtcgccgtctggttgaatcctcccttatacacaactatccctgtatgaatcttagtcctggctttgtctctttAGATGCCTTTCTCTCCCATTacactgtaaaatgctccaaacttcagaacacccgtgacaactttattcttgtttttttcccaTCTCCCTCttaccctttcctctttctccttcgggttttctttcttctgccttgggtatttggtcctttattattattattattattattattattattattattattattattattatttctcctTTTGTGTTCTTGTTCCCAcgctttgtgggcccctagctcccttgtgggcccctagctctagCCCTTGtgagcccctagctcccttgtgggtccctagctcccttgtgagcccctagctcccttgtgggccctagctcccttgtgggcccctagctcccttgtgggcccctagctcccttgtgggcccctagctcccttgtgagcccctagctcccttgtgggcccccagctcccttgtgggcccctagctcccttgtgggcccctagctcccttgtgggcccctagctcccttgtgggcccgtagctcccttgtgggcccctagctcccttgtgggcccctagctcccttgtgggcccctagctcccctgcagtgctcctcttagtCTTTggctgactccactactactagtacctctaccactacttgtcttcttcctctactgcctctctTGTCCCGTTCCTGTCTTCTGGCCTATATATGctgcttccttctctcctttctgtcagtgtgactttgtaaatggtccaagtcggaccgaaacgtcgtcgtaagctcctctatcCAATGTGCTGGCTATTTGTGTATGGCAGCAGCCTCTGATGGTTCAGTTTTCTTACCTTGATGGTTCTCTCCAGAGTTTGTGTTGTATCCTGATTTTCTTGGTTTTTTCTTGTGTTTATTCTTCTTGATGATTTTCTTGGCTTTGATTTGTTTTTTCTTGTAATTTTTCTTCCTAAGACCTTTCACTGATTTGTCTTTCATTTTTCTACCCACTTTCTTTACAAGCCTTTTCCTAGGTTTGCCCATTTTCTTTCTCCCAAGGATTTGTTTAGGGTTTTCCTTTTTTCTCTGGAAACCTTTTTTTGATTTATAGTTTCCTCCTATATATTTTTTCTCCGCGAATTTTTTCCTAGACTTTCGTTGTTTCTTTGTTTCATTTTCGTTAATTTTAGCTTTTTTCCCACTAATCGTTCTTTGTCTTTTCCTGAGAGTTTtcttttgtttatttcctttGGTTTTATTTTTCGTATGTTTTCGTACATTTTTTCTTGGCTGTTGCCATTGTTTATCTGTTCTGATAATTTTCCTGAGTTGTTTTTTGTTTGCTGTTTTCTTTCGTTTGTCTTGTTTGCTTTTCGATATTTTCTTATGCTTCCTTTGTTTTGGGGGAATTTTCTTGTGTTTACCTCGCTCTGCTCTAACAGTtttcttaaattttatttgcttttTTGGAGTTTTCTCTGATTTGTCTCGTCCTGTCTTCGATACTAAAGCTTTTCTCTGTTTCTTCTTGAGAGTTTTCTTGGAGTTGTCTTTTTGCTTTCTGACAGACTTTCTGCTCTTCTTTCGCTCCTTCCTTTCATTCCTTTTTGGCTTGCTCTGTTTATCTCCTTTGCTCGTTAGTTTCCTCTTCTTACCTGATCAGAAAAACAACATTGAAGGTCAGTTGCAGTAATTATATCTTGCATGAAAAACAAAATACAATGTTTTGGATCATAATTTATTTAAAGCAAAATAAACCCATATGATTTTTTTGCGTTTCTagaaatcaaaatttgtatacaTTTTTTCCAACTGTGGTTTGCTGCTATTTCTACCGAATCATTTAGCACCAGaccttaataataatatctttatttttacaaactaacacccaggtacccactttatactgttgggtgaacatggacagcaggtatcttatggtAACACCTCCCTAATGTTCCAGCCGTaacggagattcgaactccggacctcagtgtgtgagttgagtgcttTAACGATCGAACTACGGGTCACCGTGTTGGTGTAATAACTGCGGTTCTTCATATCATCTGCCAATTAGGTTTATAGCATATATTGTATATAGCGAGGGTCATTATGGCTTTAATCTACTTGGTTAATAACGTATCAAGGATACTCTTAATCTGGATAATAGGGAACACAGCAAAACAGTGTCTGCCATGGCCACTGATATTTCTACTGAATCATCTAATAACAGACATTGCCATTGTATCATTTGCGGTTCTCTGGATCATTTACCAGTTAGGTTTGTAGCCTATATATAATGATGGTCATTAGTCTTAAATTCACCTGATCAATAATGAATCAAGGATATTAATTAATCTAGATAACAAGGAACATCGTAAAACAGTATATATATTTCTCCTAAGGAAGTTTCCTGTACTATTGGAAaacatatatattgtgtgtgaggTACATATTCAGTGATATAATGGCTGGTGTACTTGGTTGTAGTAATTGAGGGAGACATGTTGCCTGGTGTCATCTTACCTGTGAAGCAGCAGACAGTTTTGTCATCACAGTTGTAATCACTCAAGACTTTGTCACACTTACTGACACCTTCCTCGTGACACTCGCCTCCAGCTGACTCACAGGCAGTGCCATCGTCACTCTGTTTCAAGAGATAATATAAGTATTACGGTACACGAACTGAGTACACGTACGAATGAGTAGTATGACTGAGTATGAGGACTGTGTGGGTGAGTACATACAAGGATACATCCTCCTCATTGTAGGATAAACTCTTCCCCTCAACTTTTAATACAAGATTGACATTTTCTGCTGAGTAAACGTTTTCTTTATTTACAACGATTCTGCATCAGAAAGAGGACAAATTTATGAAAAATTCCAATACATAATTTTTCAAAATCCGTTTTAACCATACCCTTTTGGGTAAGCCTAAAACTTAATAATACTTAAACTAAGCAGCAAGGTAAAAGTTAcattaaataaaatttaataagtcATGATATACCTATTTATACTTTCGGGTGTATTTCTTAATAGATTTTATTCCTGTAATATTTTTTCAGTTTTCCTAGGAAAGTGAGATTAGACTTCTGTACTTTTAGACAAACACGTCGATGGGGACTAAAATACTACAGTCAgtggaaaaaaaaacatttattgCTTGGTTGTTTGAATGTCACTGAATGTAGTAAAGATATAAGTAAGTTAAGGAAAAAACTCTGTATGGGATATACCATGATGCAGAAAAACTGGATGTCTTAccagtgaataaaaaaaaattgttaaaagAGGTGGGAGAGTTCGAATATTTAGGAAATAAAGATGAGGAGAATGGGTGTTACGTTGTTTACAGCTGAAAAGTCTTTATGAGGAGGTTCAGTCTAGAGTAAACAGGAGAGAGGAGGTATACTCTCAATAAAAGCGGACCTTTTATAGAGATGTGTTATATCACTGCGGTTGTTTCTTGGTTTATACAAGGGGTCATATAAGAGGTGAATGCTAGAATGCTAGGAAATTTATATAAAGTGGAAGTTATCACAGTTGTTCTTGGCTAACTTTAAGAAAATCAAGAGGGAAATTACAGAAGTCcaggaaaaggaaaaaaaatgtgaTGAAAATGAGAAAGTTTCTTGATAATAtcaaattgaagaatgagacacatgtgcaacatttgggaatctttacctTACCtacatgtacacctgttaacccttttggggcctagttcctaggccttgtgTATACCCATATGcttttgcgctaccgtccacaggatggatatgaagtgcacaataaactagctacttggatggcaaaatctaatctaaaaaatatctactgaggaaacgtttcgccagccagtggcttcctcagtccagtacagtgaAGAATGTTAGACGTCAAGAAGCCACAGGCTGGTGAAatctttcctcagtaaagattcccagatgttgcacaagtatctcattcttcaGTATCAAACTTGATGGTAGATTGTGAATTAAGATTGTTGAGGAATTAGATGTAAATATGTATCTGGGAATTTTATTACAAATctctgattacaataataatttatatatttaggaGTGAATGCGTTAGCAGACGAGTCTATGAGTGAGAGTCATGACAGAAAAGACGGAGAAAGTAGCTGAGGTGTTGAGCAATGTGTGGAAAGTGAGAAGCTTGTcaatgaaagaaaaaaaaggagGGATACGGAGTTGTGGTGCCAACTCTTTTTAATGGCTGTAATCAATGTTTTTTTctttatgaaagttaagacacatgtgcaacatctggatatctttattgtagacgtttcgccatccagtggctttattaatacagattctagggcataattagaagacagtagaactatatacaaaagaagaggtaatcagtccctcagccttggagttagtgttcacagcatcgtggtggaggagaatctggagcaaaggcaagaagactggcggttatataggcgtcagtggatagggacgtgtagcagacgagggcatagtcactggtaggcgggattccccagtggaagtaggtcctacccaaagggatgggttagttgttgtagCCGTGAAGGTCTTTTATGTTGCTAGGAGAAGGCTAGAGACGGTGCTGTTCACTGTATATGGTGCGAACATCATCCAAAGAATATGACGTGGAAAAATAAAGGCGGCGTAGAAAAATGAAAGGCATAATTCAGATAGCTGAAGAGGAGGTTCTTGAAATGATTTGATCATATAGAAAGGAAAGAGCAAGATGGGTTGACCAAGAAAGTTTATAATTTTGAGGCtgatggaaggtgtagtagaCGTTCCAGGAAAGTTTGGTGGAAGGCTGTGAAGGAAGTTTTGAGAAAGATGAGCTTGAATATCCAGCAGGTAAGTGTGAGCGTCATAGATCTGAGCagagatcattttttttttaattgaaaatTTTTAAGGCTTTTCGaccttaacaccacacacacacacacacacacacacacacacacacacacacacacacacacacacacacacacacacacacacacacacacacacacacacacacacacacacacaggcttgaATATCCAGCAGGTAAGTGTGAGCGTCATAGATCTGAGCAGAGAtcggacacagttggaagctgaagacacagatgaatcacagggatgttaggaagtatttcttcagccacagagtagtcagtaagtggaatagtatgggaagcgatgtagtggaggcaggatccatacatagctttaagcagaggtatgataaagctcacggctcagggagagtgacctagtagcgatcagtgaagaggcggggccaggagctcggactcgacccccgcaacctcaactaggtgagtacaactaggtgagtacacacacacacacacacacacacactagcgaccagcgaagagggaaCCGGGTgttgtgaatcgactcctgcaaccacagatagacgagtacacacataaacacaaacacacaggccAAGTTtctgtcgacaagtgcctttgacaaccagtaaaatacacacacacacacacacacacacaggccaagtgtctCAGTGACaagtgccttggacaaaatggtaactaactaacacacacacacacacacacacacacacacacacacacacacacatacacacacacctccccgcTGAATacaacccttcccttcctctttctcctcgcTAAATAACATCAGACCAAGGTAGGAACATGAGGATAATACCAAGGCCAAAAGAGACCTCTTGGTGAAAACTGCGCTAAACCCAAGGGCCCAGGTGAAAATATTAGAAACTTCCATTCAAAATTAGATAGACTGGGAACACAAGAACCCACATAGAGGACTGGAAATGGAAACGTGGAAAGAAAGATGGAAATTGCAATGGGAGAATTCCTGACAAAACACTCAAATGAGATAACAAGGATGTGAGCGGATGGTAAGTCAACAAGATTAGATCTGGTCTTTAGTTCTAGTGAACCAGACATAGAAGAAATCAAAtgtgaagagaaaaaaaaatgacgaTGATCTGTTAAATTTTGGGTATGCTATAGAAATAGGAACAGAAGAAATAGAGAGCAATGGAAAATTATTCTACAGGAGAGAAACTATACGAGACTAAGCTTCCTAAATGGGATACAATGGGGAAGAGAAATGGAGGGAAAGTCGGTCCATGTTATGATGGAGAAACTTAAAAGAATATATCACGAGGGTACAAGAAGATTCATATTAAGCAAGAGAAACAGATATGGGAAATCAGAAAGACCCCGGAGTTCACAAGACTCTGTAGATACCAAAGCAGGAAGTAAAAGAGCAGGGAAAAGATATCGAGCAAGGAGAATCCAGGGCAGAAAACCAGACGGGAATTCTATAACAAAATAACAGAAATTAGACAAGAGAACGGAGGTTGGGTCCACTGAATTTTCTTAGGCTACAGTAAAACTGAACCACAAACTCAAAGAGCAGGCAAGGAACCAGTTTATGGCAGCCAATTTTATGAGTGGTAGGAGGAGAGGAGTCTCGACCTGCGCTAAGACAACTTGGTGAGCGCAACTTGGTCAGTACATATATAAAGCACTTGTACCTTTGCCTGGACGACAGCGATGGTTAAAAGCACCACCAAAAACAACAACTTCATGTTGTCGGGTAGGAGCCACGATGTGTACTCTTGGTTGTCCTTAACTGCTGCTGGTTGTCTGGCGCTCCCAGGTTAACAGACCTGTCTACACCTCTGCTTCAACCTTacctaccttatatatatatatatatatatacatacatatatgtgtgttgaACACCTGTTTTACGACGCACCTGGAGCATGGAGGTTTTTGGGGTGGATGGCAGGGGAGATGGATGACAGCATAAGATTAATGGCAGCCTACTTACTTTCGCAAGCACTTTTTTTTTGTGTGGCGCTTCATATATTTATCTCACTACAAAGGCATAGAGGCCATTAGCATGTAACGTGCCGATACGTTATTTTGTATCTTTTGTTTGTGATTAAATCGAAGTTTCTTATTTCTGTTGTGGATAGCCTCGCCTTATTTCTATTGTGGATATCCTCGCCTTATAACTATTGTGGATATCCTCGCCTTATTTCTATTGTGGATATCCTCGCCTTATTTCTTTTCTGATAGCCTCGCCTTATTTCTATTGTGGATAGCCCCGCCTTATTTCTATTGTGGATAACTTCACCTTATTTATATTATGGATAGCCTCGCCTTATTTCTATTATGGATAGCCTCGCCTTATTTCTATAATGAATAGCCTCGCCTTATTTCTATTGTGATAGCTTCGCCTTATTTCTATTGTGATAGCCTCTCCTTATTTCTGTTGTGATAGCCTCGCCTTATTTCTATAATGAATAGCCTCGCCTTATTTCTATTGTGATAGCTTCGCCTTATTTCTATTGTGATAGCCTCTCCTTATTTCTGTTGTGATAGCCTCGCCTTATTTCTATTGTGATAGCCTCGCCTTATTTCTATTGTGATAGCCTCGCCTTATTTCTATTGTGATAGCCTCGCCTTATTTCTATTGTGATAGCCTCGCCTTATTTCTAGTGTGATAGCCTCGCCTTATTTCTATTGTGGATATCCTCGCCTTATTTCTATTGTGGATAGCCTCaccttatttatatttatattatggaCAGCCTCGCCTTATTTCTATTATGGATAGCCTCGCCTTATTTCTATTACGGATAGCCCCGCCTTATTT is a window from the Cherax quadricarinatus isolate ZL_2023a chromosome 68, ASM3850222v1, whole genome shotgun sequence genome containing:
- the LOC128697730 gene encoding axoneme-associated protein mst101(2)-like yields the protein MKLLFLVVLLTIAVVQAKSDDGTACESAGGECHEEGVSKCDKVLSDYNCDDKTVCCFTGKKRKLTSKGDKQSKPKRNERKERKKSRKSVRKQKDNSKKTLKKKQRKALVSKTGRDKSEKTPKKQIKFKKTVRAERGKHKKIPPKQRKHKKISKSKQDKRKKTANKKQLRKIIRTDKQWQQPRKNVRKHTKNKTKGNKQKKTLRKRQRTISGKKAKINENETKKQRKSRKKFAEKKYIGGNYKSKKGFQRKKENPKQILGRKKMGKPRKRLVKKVGRKMKDKSVKGLRKKNYKKKQIKAKKIIKKNKHKKKPRKSGYNTNSGENHQVKCKPNKHCKKAKGVCKNKCKKKEKEIKKGCKGTKCKCCAKKKKKVKSCKTKEECKVQGGVCKIEKDCWPGNFVTKGCKAGCVCCLEKAPCSETSTCKEHEGQCREHCLGEERVMTAGCLTDKCKCCIPPCSLSSECHYAGGYCVEHEHHCKYGFYIYGACKGKDCKCCRPIITSTTTGTTSTLSTTTSTTTTTTSTTTTSTTTTSTTTTSTTTTSTTTTSTTTTSTTTTSTTTTSTTTTSTTTTSTTTTSTTTTSTTTTSTTTSTTTTTTTTSTSTSTSTSSTTTSSSTTSTSTTTSTSTTTSSTTTSTSTTTTSSTSTTTTTTTTTTSTTTTTTTTTTTTTTTTTSTSTSTSTSTSTSTSTSTSTSTSTSTSTTSTSTSTTSTSTSTSTSTSTSTSTSTSTSTSTTTTTTTTTTTTTTTTSTTTTTTTTTTTTTTTTTTTTTTTTTTTTTTTTTPPPGRI